The Thunnus maccoyii chromosome 9, fThuMac1.1, whole genome shotgun sequence genome includes a region encoding these proteins:
- the star gene encoding steroidogenic acute regulatory protein, mitochondrial, which translates to MLPATFKLCAGISYRHMRNMTGLRKNAMVAIHHELNRLAGPGPSKWISQVRRRSSLLSSRIEEEEGYNEEEMSYVKQGEDALKKAISILSEQEGWTVEIVAANGDKVLSKMLPDIGKVFKLEVMLEQHPDSLYEELVGNMEQMGEWNPNVKQVKILQKIGQDTMVTHEVSAETPGNVVGPRDFVSVRCAKRRGSSCFLAGMSTQHPKMPEQRGVVRAENGPTCIVMKPCAEDPNKTKFTWLLNIDLKGWIPKTIINKVLSQTQVDFANHLRQRMANNVSMEMAHAC; encoded by the exons atgctgcctgcaacCTTCAAACTGTGTGCTGGCATCTCCTACCGGCATATGAGGAACATGACAG GTTTGAGAAAGAATGCAATGGTGGCCATTCACCATGAGCTGAACAGACTGGCAGGTCCAGGCCCCAGTAAATGGATCAGCCAAGTCCGCCGACGAAGCTCCCTTCTCA gTTCTCGGAtcgaggaggaggaagggtaCAACGAGGAGGAGATGTCCTATGTGAAGCAAGGTGAGGATGCACTGAAGAAGGCCATCAGCATCCTTAGCGAACAAGAGGGCTGGACCGTTGAAATTGTGGCT GCGAATGGAGACAAAGTCCTGAGTAAGATGTTGCCTGACATTGGTAAGGTGTTCAAGCTGGAGGTGATGTTGGAGCAGCACCCAGACAGTCTTTACGAAGAGCTTGTGGGAAACATGGAGCAAATGGGGGAGTGGAACCCAAATGTCAAACAGGTCAAg ATCCTTCAAAAGATTGGCCAGGACACCATGGTTACCCATGAGGTGTCTGCAGAGACACCTGGCAACGTTGTGGGGCCAAGGGACTTTGTCAGCGTTCGCTGTGCCAAGCGTCGAGGCTCTTCCTGCTTCCTGGCTGGAATGTCCACTCAGCACCCGAAAATGCCTGAGCAGAGGGGTGTGGTGAG AGCGGAGAATGGGCCCACCTGCATAGTTATGAAGCCCTGCGCTGAAGACCCAAATAAGACCAAGTTCACCTGGTTACTAAATATAGATCTAAAG GGCTGGATCCCAAAGACAATCATAAACAAAGTGCTCTCTCAGACGCAGGTGGACTTTGCCAACCACCTCAGGCAAAGGATGGCTAATAACGTTTCTATGGAGATGGCTCATGCCTGCTGA
- the elmod3 gene encoding ELMO domain-containing protein 3, whose protein sequence is MEEDIDVTSHPEGLNGLSHECKPLEEITNGHSNHKPVMNGLIIGHNVKDNTNGSAPLRSLPISALKQNGLLQTLAAGGDQLKPAEEDVELEKARQEWEALENIQPALTEDSNPTPLISFNEALQYFQTTDLGDLLKNIQPTIRRTGLAAITHFLFGPPRLHRELLEERDLVFAIAQCHVDNSQTVHMRVLQTIYKRLLGSRLDCPRFGTHWENIGFQGTDPATDLRGTGFLGLMHTLYFVMDPETLPLARDIYKLSQHPTQNFPFSVMSINMTRIALQVLREEALSKECNRRQQVVGVLNEFYVATYLHLYQLWKTQQKTIADSGFVLKEVELFAKKNPKQMLRRLEVFLKERRAGGIPRGTSPDPQAQQHSPSLGERRARAGTGQGSKGKEMHFTGVCDLPPDMEGEARLI, encoded by the exons ATGGAAGAAGACATTGATGTCACATCCCACCCTGAG GGCCTGAACGGTTTGTCCCATGAATGTAAACCATTAGAGGAGATCACCAATGGACACTCCAACCATAAGCCT GTCATGAATGGACTGATTATCGGTCATAATGTCAAAGACAACACCAACGGCAGCGCACCGCTCAGATCCCTGCCG ATTTCAGCACTGAAGCAGAATGGTCTTCTGCAGACACTGGCAGCCGGAGGGGACCAGCTGAAGcctgcag AAGAAGATGTAGAGTTGGAAAAGGCCAGACAGGAGTGGGAAGCTCTGGAGAACATCCAACCAG CTCTCACAGAGGACTCAAACCCAACCCCGCTCATCTCCTTCAATGAAGCCCTGCAGTACTTCCAGACCACAGACCTCGGGGACTTGCTA AAGAACATCCAGCCAACCATTCGCAGGACAGGACTCGCTGCAATCACACACTTCCTCTTTGGACCGCCACGACTGCACAGGGAACTCCTGGAGGAGAGGGATCTGGTCTTTGCCATCGCACAGT GCCATGTGGACAACAGCCAGACAGTCCACATGCGTGTTCTCCAGACCATTTATAAGAGGCTGCTTGGCAGCAGGCTGGACTGTCCTCGCTTTGGGACGCACTGGGAAAACATCGGCTTTCAGG GTACAGATCCAGCCACTGACCTCCGTGGCACTGGTTTCCTGGGACTGATGCATACTCTGTACTTTGTGATGGATCCAGAGACTCTACCATTGGCTAGAGACATCTACAAGTTATCACAACACCCTACACAG AACTTTCCATTCAGTGTGATGTCAATCAACATGACCCGCATCGCTCTGCAAGTACTCAGAGAGGAAGCCTTGTCCAA GGAGTGCAATCGTCGTCAGCAAGTGGTCGGTGTGTTGAATGAGTTCTACGTTGCCACGTATCTGCACCTGTACCAACTGTGGAAGACCCAACAGAAGACCATTGCTGACTCTGGCTTTGTACTAAAAG AAGTGGAGCTGTTTGCCAAAAAGAACCCCAAGCAGATGCTGCGCCGACTAGAGGTCTTCCTGAAAGAGAGGCGGGCAGGTGGAATCCCCCGTGGGACGTCGCCAGACCCTCAGGCCCAACAGCACTCTCCTAGCCTGGGCGAACGCAGGGCCAGAGCCGGGACGGGACAGGGAAGCAAGGGAAAGGAGATGCACTTCACAGGAGTGTGTGATCTACCGCCAGACATGGAGGGAGAGGCCAGACTCATCTAA